From Micromonospora rhizosphaerae, the proteins below share one genomic window:
- a CDS encoding ABC transporter ATP-binding protein has translation MTTSTAPAPATTTAAQARNVVRTYGRGDAAVRALDGATVSIPAGRFTAIMGPSGSGKSTLMHALAGLDPVDSGEVLLGGTDLGRLSERRRTLLRRDRIGFVFQAFNLVPTLTARENIVLPLTLAGRRPDPERLAHLVATLGLTDRLRHRPGELSGGQQQRVAVARALVTRPEIVFADEPTGNLDSQAAEALLGFLRRAVDELGQTIVMVTHDPHAAAYADRVVFLADGRIDGELDAPTVPTILSRMARLAAPAATGAN, from the coding sequence ATGACCACGAGCACGGCGCCCGCACCCGCCACCACCACCGCCGCCCAGGCGCGCAACGTCGTCCGGACGTACGGTCGCGGCGACGCGGCCGTCCGCGCCCTGGACGGCGCCACCGTGTCCATCCCGGCCGGCCGGTTCACCGCGATCATGGGGCCGTCCGGTTCCGGCAAGTCGACCCTGATGCACGCGCTGGCCGGGCTCGACCCCGTCGACTCCGGAGAGGTCCTGCTCGGCGGCACCGACCTGGGTCGGCTGAGCGAGCGTCGGCGCACCCTGCTGCGCCGGGACCGGATCGGCTTCGTCTTCCAGGCCTTCAACCTGGTGCCGACCCTGACCGCGCGGGAGAACATCGTCCTGCCGCTCACCCTGGCCGGCCGCCGTCCCGACCCCGAGCGCCTGGCCCACCTGGTCGCCACCCTCGGTCTGACGGACCGGTTACGGCACCGACCAGGGGAACTCTCCGGCGGACAGCAGCAGCGGGTCGCGGTGGCCCGCGCCCTGGTCACCCGTCCCGAGATCGTCTTCGCCGACGAGCCGACCGGCAACCTCGACTCGCAGGCGGCCGAGGCGCTGCTCGGCTTCCTGCGGCGGGCCGTCGACGAACTCGGACAGACCATCGTGATGGTCACCCACGACCCGCACGCCGCCGCGTACGCCGATCGGGTGGTGTTCCTCGCCGACGGCCGGATCGACGGCGAACTCGACGCACCGACCGTGCCCACCATCCTGTCCCGCATGGCGCGCCTGGCCGCGCCCGCAGCCACCGGAGCGAACTGA
- a CDS encoding DUF6230 family protein: protein MQDRFDSPGRTRWRRFAAMMMPAAAVAGAILFGMTNGAIAASFAVSGQTFKTSASELRGKGFVQFGGAAQEIDGTKHPVAVTGIRDAQIFDLCQSVKAPGAPVVLTITAGGDGRPATASDLLIDVESLEGDTTFGNINIGQDASTLKGGPDGAKGDPKAFGQQADSVTIRNLRQVARSTHAGTFNLTGLRLKVNAGAAAKECF, encoded by the coding sequence GTGCAGGATCGGTTCGACAGCCCGGGTCGTACCCGGTGGCGGCGCTTCGCCGCCATGATGATGCCGGCCGCAGCCGTCGCCGGCGCGATCCTGTTCGGCATGACCAACGGCGCAATCGCCGCCTCGTTCGCCGTCTCCGGCCAGACGTTCAAGACCTCCGCCTCGGAGTTGCGCGGTAAGGGCTTTGTCCAGTTTGGTGGCGCCGCCCAGGAAATCGACGGCACGAAGCACCCAGTGGCCGTCACCGGTATTCGCGACGCGCAGATCTTCGACCTCTGTCAGTCGGTGAAGGCGCCCGGGGCTCCCGTCGTGCTCACCATCACCGCAGGCGGCGATGGCAGGCCCGCCACCGCGAGTGACCTGTTGATCGACGTGGAGTCGCTCGAGGGTGACACCACGTTCGGGAACATCAACATCGGACAGGACGCGTCCACCCTGAAGGGCGGTCCCGACGGCGCCAAGGGCGACCCGAAGGCCTTCGGCCAGCAGGCCGACTCGGTGACCATCAGGAACCTCCGCCAGGTCGCCCGCTCGACCCACGCCGGGACGTTCAACCTGACCGGCCTGAGGCTGAAGGTCAACGCCGGCGCGGCCGCCAAGGAGTGCTTCTGA
- a CDS encoding C39 family peptidase, protein MNSIYRKSVLSVAGLMVVGGTVAGLETAADAARVDNPDVEAPADSNPDVGAPADSNPDLGAPADSNPDVGPPPEPPGERVLEHAYQRQPNSYFCAPAATRIALSTQGKVLSQKEIANKLGTTRAGTASANDTTRVLNEVTGGGYETTQINGPEAQPEQVDKLRADVVEAIDTKRGVVANTMGTGVDVDGKRHSFPGGHYVSIVGYRDGGDTLEIADPYGRTNHYWMSDEKVATWVAERGYSS, encoded by the coding sequence ATGAACTCGATTTACCGTAAGAGTGTTCTGTCCGTCGCTGGTCTGATGGTCGTCGGTGGCACCGTCGCCGGCCTGGAGACGGCCGCCGACGCCGCCCGGGTCGACAACCCGGACGTGGAAGCGCCGGCCGACAGCAACCCGGACGTGGGGGCGCCAGCCGACAGCAACCCGGACCTGGGGGCGCCGGCCGACAGCAACCCGGACGTGGGCCCGCCACCCGAGCCCCCGGGCGAGCGCGTGCTGGAGCACGCCTACCAGCGGCAGCCGAACTCCTACTTCTGCGCCCCGGCCGCGACCCGGATCGCGCTGTCCACCCAGGGCAAGGTCCTCAGCCAGAAGGAGATCGCCAACAAGCTGGGCACCACCCGGGCCGGCACCGCCTCGGCCAACGACACCACCCGGGTGCTCAATGAGGTGACCGGCGGTGGCTACGAGACCACCCAGATCAACGGTCCCGAGGCACAGCCGGAACAGGTCGACAAGCTGCGCGCTGACGTCGTCGAGGCGATCGACACCAAGCGCGGCGTCGTGGCCAACACCATGGGCACCGGGGTGGACGTCGACGGCAAGCGGCACTCGTTCCCCGGCGGGCACTACGTGAGCATCGTCGGGTACCGCGACGGTGGCGACACGCTGGAGATCGCCGACCCGTACGGGCGGACGAACCATTACTGGATGAGCGACGAGAAGGTCGCCACCTGGGTCGCCGAGCGCGGCTACTCCAGCTGA
- a CDS encoding C40 family peptidase: MKYRTYLRRRGVLLTIAVLALLVGASTTTYVVARPSPADQPVLTLGGAKADGGPARGAAGYTYQRSKDPDRTEIIDSSGEPVAVMTDGARTAHIYGPPRTFEEPRFTDAKIETKMWVRLAPQAWHAGAEQETWFIDWLAAARKDRSPDVLAIAFEYVDGAPVKKDNQGQQYSGDASFGPPDPADPEGRAERSDFYDYLGMGWTFLDGKIGAPDPARALALDCSGFLRMVYGHRLGYPLRGTNTPGEGLPRRAYAMAEFGPGVQLMPNTGQRARGIDRLLPGDLVFFNAQPIPTGQIDHSGIYLGLDDGGHHRFISSRSQTDGPTMGDLSGEPLLDGVGYWPDRFRTARRI, encoded by the coding sequence ATGAAGTACCGGACGTACCTCCGCAGACGAGGCGTCCTGCTGACCATCGCCGTGCTCGCCCTGCTGGTCGGCGCAAGCACGACCACCTATGTCGTGGCGCGACCGTCGCCGGCGGACCAACCGGTGCTCACCCTCGGCGGGGCGAAGGCGGACGGTGGCCCGGCACGCGGTGCTGCGGGCTACACCTATCAGCGGTCGAAGGACCCAGACCGCACCGAGATCATCGACTCTTCCGGCGAACCTGTCGCGGTCATGACCGACGGTGCGCGAACCGCGCACATCTACGGCCCGCCCCGGACGTTCGAGGAACCACGCTTCACCGACGCGAAGATCGAGACCAAGATGTGGGTTCGGCTCGCGCCGCAGGCCTGGCATGCCGGTGCCGAACAGGAGACGTGGTTCATCGACTGGCTCGCCGCGGCCCGCAAGGACCGCTCACCGGACGTGTTGGCGATCGCGTTTGAATACGTCGACGGGGCCCCGGTGAAGAAGGACAACCAAGGACAGCAGTATTCGGGTGACGCATCGTTCGGGCCGCCCGACCCTGCGGATCCCGAGGGCCGCGCCGAGCGGTCCGACTTCTACGACTACCTGGGTATGGGGTGGACGTTCCTCGACGGCAAGATTGGCGCGCCCGACCCGGCCCGCGCCCTGGCCCTGGATTGCTCCGGTTTCCTACGGATGGTCTACGGACACCGGCTCGGGTATCCGCTGCGCGGCACGAACACCCCGGGTGAGGGTCTTCCGCGTAGAGCCTATGCCATGGCCGAATTCGGTCCAGGCGTCCAGTTGATGCCCAATACCGGCCAGCGGGCCCGCGGCATCGACCGCCTGCTCCCCGGCGACCTGGTGTTCTTCAACGCCCAGCCGATCCCCACCGGGCAGATCGACCACTCCGGCATCTACCTCGGCCTCGACGACGGCGGGCACCACCGGTTCATCTCCAGCCGGTCCCAGACGGACGGTCCGACCATGGGCGACCTCTCCGGCGAGCCCCTCCTGGACGGTGTCGGCTACTGGCCGGACCGGTTCCGCACCGCCCGTCGGATCTGA
- a CDS encoding poly-gamma-glutamate biosynthesis protein PgsC/CapC, protein MTFGGELSAQLATASLGIGLVFALLCYLTTNLSPGGMITPGWIALTLIQDQLQAVIIVGMTALTYLLTLLIQRVVILYGKRLFAAIVLLSVLLQLTLFVIVQQDLPLLFAHQTLGFVIPGLIAYQLVRQPPRATVLATFVVTAITFGVAYSGVVAGFVPVT, encoded by the coding sequence ATGACTTTCGGCGGAGAACTCAGCGCCCAGCTGGCCACCGCGAGCCTCGGCATCGGACTCGTGTTCGCGCTGCTGTGCTACCTGACCACCAACCTCTCGCCCGGCGGAATGATCACTCCCGGGTGGATCGCACTGACACTCATCCAGGACCAGCTGCAGGCCGTGATCATCGTCGGGATGACCGCCCTGACCTATCTGCTCACCCTGCTGATCCAACGGGTGGTCATCCTCTACGGAAAGCGGCTGTTCGCGGCGATCGTGCTGCTCAGCGTTCTCCTGCAGCTGACCCTGTTCGTCATCGTTCAGCAGGACCTCCCGCTCCTGTTCGCCCACCAGACCCTGGGCTTCGTCATCCCTGGACTGATCGCGTACCAACTCGTGCGTCAGCCGCCCAGGGCCACCGTCCTGGCGACCTTTGTTGTGACCGCGATCACGTTCGGTGTCGCCTACAGCGGCGTCGTCGCCGGTTTCGTGCCAGTTACCTGA